One Actinomycetota bacterium DNA window includes the following coding sequences:
- a CDS encoding PaaI family thioesterase: MTSDKTVDRLSSAIRAVQDSLPHSTAPEDVCLAAALALEQAAALLAPYRFHFSQSADWSLNSGPEGVRSLTPALMAPQWQEESMQATVVFTNFFHGANGAAHGGSIPLLFDEILGRIASSHGVLRRTAYLKVDFRNVTPVNKELTVEGHLERNEGRKSWFAASLRDGQTLCAEAEGLWVALKPGAM, translated from the coding sequence ATGACAAGCGACAAGACAGTCGATCGGCTATCGAGCGCGATTCGCGCAGTGCAGGACAGCCTGCCGCACTCCACCGCACCCGAGGATGTCTGCCTGGCCGCCGCCCTTGCATTGGAGCAAGCTGCTGCCCTGCTCGCGCCCTATCGCTTTCATTTCTCGCAGTCGGCCGACTGGTCGCTCAATAGTGGGCCTGAGGGCGTACGAAGTCTGACTCCCGCACTCATGGCTCCTCAATGGCAGGAGGAGAGCATGCAGGCAACCGTCGTCTTCACCAACTTCTTCCATGGCGCCAACGGCGCAGCTCATGGTGGTTCCATCCCCCTGTTGTTCGACGAGATCCTCGGGCGCATCGCAAGCTCGCACGGCGTGCTGCGTCGCACTGCCTACTTGAAGGTGGACTTTCGCAATGTGACTCCGGTGAACAAGGAGCTCACCGTCGAGGGCCATTTGGAACGAAACGAGGGCCGCAAGTCTTGGTTCGCGGCCTCTTTGCGCGATGGCCAGACCCTGTGCGCTGAAGCTGAGGGACTGTGGGTCGCGTTGAAGCCTGGTGCGATGTAG
- a CDS encoding ABC transporter substrate-binding protein produces the protein MLVSNHARRGTAVVAVGASATMMFAVMANSAFAAPTPTPTKAVSNASCPATPGVTPTTINLGWIGPKTGAAAANYIGSSEAAQLRIDQENAKGGINGRKLTYKVYDDQSNGSGQITAMQKALQSDNIFGLTAQTNTTSMYPTLKDQGIPVTGFSNPAFGTDRNAFGTTGATTSSNPALANTGVLEKLKQMGVTKIANINHVSTGASASGNATAGLIPLVGGLTQVLRISDEPQGTHDATSTALRMKNSGADGAIIVGFIDGAISIMQALKQQGVNLKGVSIVGLSDPAVLRTSNGALDGALGTNYGTVPVGVNVRAVKTYAAGMKAAGINPYSSGAPQGFVGADLLITGLKAAGKCPTRASFIDNLRKVTSWNGGGLIPEKISFKGPGVMPNGNPAVCTWYMIAKGTDLVPDAKPTCGAKVIDTASGKVVLS, from the coding sequence ATGCTCGTTTCGAACCACGCGCGACGCGGCACGGCAGTAGTTGCCGTCGGCGCCAGCGCAACGATGATGTTCGCCGTCATGGCCAACAGCGCCTTCGCAGCGCCGACGCCCACGCCAACCAAGGCTGTGAGCAATGCATCCTGTCCGGCGACACCAGGCGTTACCCCGACCACGATCAACCTCGGTTGGATTGGTCCCAAGACTGGAGCTGCTGCAGCCAACTACATCGGCTCCTCAGAAGCGGCGCAGCTGCGCATCGACCAGGAGAACGCCAAGGGTGGCATCAACGGCCGCAAGCTCACCTACAAGGTCTACGACGACCAGTCCAACGGCAGTGGCCAGATCACGGCCATGCAGAAGGCCTTGCAGTCCGACAACATCTTCGGACTGACCGCTCAGACCAACACCACCTCGATGTACCCAACGTTGAAGGATCAGGGCATCCCGGTCACCGGTTTCTCCAACCCTGCCTTCGGTACTGACCGCAACGCCTTCGGTACCACCGGTGCGACGACCTCCTCAAACCCCGCACTGGCCAACACTGGTGTGCTTGAGAAGTTGAAGCAGATGGGCGTGACGAAGATCGCCAACATCAACCACGTCAGCACCGGCGCCTCGGCTTCCGGCAATGCCACCGCAGGGCTCATCCCGCTCGTGGGCGGCCTGACCCAGGTGCTGCGCATCTCTGACGAGCCCCAGGGCACGCACGATGCAACCTCCACTGCACTGCGCATGAAGAACTCAGGTGCCGATGGCGCGATCATCGTCGGCTTCATCGACGGTGCAATCTCAATCATGCAGGCGCTGAAGCAGCAGGGCGTGAACCTCAAGGGTGTCAGCATCGTTGGCCTCTCAGACCCAGCCGTACTCCGCACCTCCAATGGCGCGCTTGACGGTGCGCTTGGCACCAACTACGGCACTGTGCCCGTTGGCGTGAATGTTCGCGCAGTCAAGACCTACGCGGCAGGCATGAAGGCAGCCGGCATCAACCCCTACTCCTCGGGCGCCCCTCAGGGCTTCGTCGGAGCAGACCTGCTGATCACCGGCCTCAAGGCCGCTGGCAAGTGCCCAACGCGTGCGTCATTCATTGACAACCTGCGCAAGGTCACCAGCTGGAACGGTGGCGGCTTGATTCCTGAGAAGATCAGCTTCAAGGGACCAGGCGTCATGCCGAACGGCAACCCAGCAGTGTGCACCTGGTACATGATCGCCAAGGGAACCGATCTCGTGCCCGACGCTAAGCCCACTTGTGGAGCCAAGGTCATCGATACTGCTTCCGGCAAGGTCGTGCTCAGCTAG
- a CDS encoding ABC transporter substrate-binding protein, producing the protein MHLSNRARRGSTALAVGASASLLLAMVATSAGAAPTTPPGLVKNNASCPATPGVTPTTINFGWIGPKTGPAAANYIGSSEAAQLRIDQENAKGGVNGRKILYKVYDDQSNGSGQITAAQKAIQSDNVFGLTAQTNTTSMYATLKDQGTPVTGFSNPAFGTDRNAFSVTGATVSSNPALASTGVLEKLKQMGVTKIANINHVSTGASAAGNATAGLIPFVGGLTQTLRISDEPQGTHDATSTALRIKNSGSDGAIIVGFIDGAISIMSALKQQGVTLKGVSIVGLSDPAVLRTANGALEGALGTTYGSVPVGVNNRAVKTYAAGMKAAGLNAYSSGAPMGFLGADLFIKGLKVAGKCPTRASFINGLRNVTNYDGGGLVPEKVSFKGPGLMPNGNPALCGWYLIAKGTDLVADAKPTCGAKYIDTSTGKVVLS; encoded by the coding sequence ATGCACCTTTCCAATCGAGCCAGGCGCGGTTCGACAGCACTTGCTGTCGGCGCCAGCGCTTCGCTTCTGCTCGCGATGGTCGCAACAAGCGCCGGGGCTGCCCCGACAACGCCGCCAGGACTGGTAAAGAACAACGCTTCTTGTCCGGCGACACCTGGCGTTACCCCGACCACAATCAACTTCGGCTGGATCGGTCCCAAGACCGGCCCCGCTGCAGCGAACTACATCGGCTCCTCTGAAGCAGCGCAGTTGCGCATCGATCAGGAGAATGCCAAGGGCGGGGTCAACGGTCGCAAGATCCTGTACAAGGTCTACGACGACCAGTCAAACGGCAGCGGCCAGATCACCGCGGCTCAGAAGGCCATTCAGTCTGACAACGTCTTCGGCTTGACTGCTCAGACCAACACCACGTCGATGTACGCAACTTTGAAGGATCAGGGCACTCCCGTCACTGGCTTCTCCAACCCAGCATTCGGCACCGACCGCAACGCTTTCTCAGTGACAGGTGCGACAGTTTCGTCCAACCCAGCACTGGCGAGCACTGGTGTGCTTGAGAAGTTGAAGCAGATGGGCGTCACCAAGATCGCCAACATCAACCACGTCAGCACCGGCGCTTCCGCCGCAGGAAACGCCACTGCAGGGCTCATCCCCTTCGTGGGTGGCCTGACTCAGACCCTGCGTATCTCTGATGAGCCTCAGGGCACACACGATGCAACCTCCACTGCTCTTCGCATCAAGAACTCAGGATCTGATGGCGCGATCATCGTCGGCTTCATCGACGGTGCAATCTCCATCATGAGTGCGCTGAAGCAGCAAGGTGTCACCCTCAAGGGCGTCAGCATTGTTGGTCTATCTGACCCAGCAGTGTTGAGGACCGCGAACGGGGCTCTTGAAGGTGCCCTTGGCACCACCTACGGGTCAGTCCCCGTTGGTGTGAACAACCGTGCAGTGAAGACCTACGCAGCAGGCATGAAGGCTGCTGGCCTCAATGCCTACTCCTCAGGTGCCCCGATGGGCTTCTTGGGTGCGGACCTGTTCATCAAGGGTCTGAAGGTTGCCGGCAAGTGCCCAACCCGTGCATCGTTCATCAACGGACTGCGCAATGTCACCAACTACGACGGTGGTGGCTTGGTTCCTGAGAAGGTCAGCTTCAAGGGCCCAGGACTCATGCCCAACGGAAACCCTGCTCTGTGCGGCTGGTACCTGATCGCCAAGGGCACCGACCTCGTGGCAGATGCCAAGCCCACCTGTGGTGCCAAGTACATCGACACCTCGACAGGCAAGGTCGTTCTCAGCTAG
- a CDS encoding CaiB/BaiF CoA-transferase family protein gives MAESVSIPGPLAHLKVLDLSRLYPGAFASALLADMGADVLKIEAPKGGDGLRFMSGTTTSPVHSALNRGKRSLTLDIRDPKGAEIFRRLVAGADIVIDSHRPGALSELGIAWEQLRVGHPGLVWCSITGFGQQSPHAALPGHDITYAGYSGLLSKLSSDGVPPLPSIVVAIPVAALMAVSGILAAIAGRDATGEGAFVDASITDSAMWMLNEEIARQSSAPAPGWGNMAARGIYRCADGNYVTVASNEPRTWANLCAGMELPELADHRHGSDEPAAIAKLGARFLEKPAAQWTASPGLHGGVGPVNRPEDLLVDPHLAARGGLALVNSGEPMRILTSPLRFTRDNGPEVPASTPAPDLGADTDDVLLGLGLSPAEIASLHETGIV, from the coding sequence ATGGCCGAATCAGTTTCCATCCCTGGACCCTTGGCGCATTTGAAAGTCCTGGATCTGTCACGTTTGTACCCAGGGGCCTTCGCCAGTGCGCTGCTCGCTGACATGGGTGCCGATGTCCTGAAGATTGAAGCACCAAAGGGTGGCGATGGACTTCGGTTCATGTCTGGTACAACGACCTCTCCGGTGCACAGTGCCTTGAACCGCGGGAAGAGGTCGCTCACTTTGGATATCCGCGATCCCAAGGGTGCCGAGATCTTCCGACGCCTCGTCGCAGGCGCGGACATCGTGATTGATTCGCATCGCCCGGGCGCCCTGAGTGAATTGGGGATTGCCTGGGAGCAGTTGCGTGTGGGCCACCCGGGCCTGGTGTGGTGCTCGATCACTGGATTTGGTCAGCAGAGTCCACATGCGGCCCTGCCAGGACACGACATCACCTACGCGGGCTATTCCGGTCTACTTTCAAAGCTGTCATCAGACGGAGTGCCGCCCCTGCCTTCAATCGTCGTCGCCATTCCGGTAGCGGCACTCATGGCAGTCAGCGGCATCCTTGCCGCAATCGCTGGACGTGATGCCACTGGCGAAGGCGCGTTTGTGGATGCGAGCATCACTGACTCAGCAATGTGGATGCTCAACGAAGAGATAGCCCGACAGTCATCGGCGCCAGCGCCGGGCTGGGGCAACATGGCTGCTCGAGGGATCTATCGCTGTGCTGATGGCAACTACGTGACGGTCGCTTCGAATGAACCGCGCACCTGGGCCAATTTGTGCGCGGGCATGGAGCTACCTGAACTCGCAGACCATCGGCACGGAAGTGACGAGCCCGCAGCCATTGCGAAGCTGGGCGCGAGATTCCTGGAGAAGCCAGCTGCCCAATGGACAGCCAGCCCGGGACTTCATGGCGGCGTGGGCCCGGTGAATCGTCCTGAAGATCTGCTCGTTGATCCACACCTCGCTGCTCGCGGCGGACTCGCGCTGGTCAACTCAGGTGAACCCATGCGGATCCTCACGAGTCCCCTGCGCTTCACCCGAGACAATGGGCCTGAGGTGCCTGCCTCGACCCCAGCTCCAGATCTTGGTGCTGACACCGACGATGTGCTGCTCGGACTTGGATTGAGTCCTGCTGAGATCGCTTCGCTTCACGAAACGGGCATCGTCTAA